A segment of the Candidatus Sumerlaea chitinivorans genome:
CCCGAGCAACATCCACCTCGACTTCGACAAGAAACGAATCTATGCCGAAAACCGCCTGACTAAAGGCCTTGGCCAGCATCTGTGGGAGTAAAGCCCCCTCTCATTTCGTTTTTGTAAATCAAGCTTTCGCGCCACGCTAAGACAAGAAAAATTGCCGAAAGGAAAATGCTCATCGAAATAAACGGGGGAGGACGCGCTTCAGCCCCCCACGCTTCTCCCAAGCACACTCAGGAGTGTGTCTCGGATTCGGGTTGCAGGCGCGATCTTTCGGCGCCCTAAATTGTCCACGTGGGAACTGACCAACCGACAACTAAAGAACAACTTTTTGCGTTATTGGATTTGCTTCAGCGAGAAGGCGTGCGAGTGTGGGTCCACGGCGGCTGGGCGTTGGAGGCCCTTTCAGGGGTCAGCCGACCTCACAAGGATATTGATTTGTTGGCTGCGGAAGTAGATCGGGAGCGGCTACGGCAACTCTTTGCGGATTCGCTTGTCGAGGAAGACGTTCACAAGCTCACTGTCAGCTTCCAAGGCGCTGAGGTGGAGATTACTTTTTTCCAGCGCGACAAGCGGGGAAAGGCCTACACAATCACCCCACGCATCCTCGCGCGTTGGTCGGAGAGAAGTCTCGGAAATTGTACGGCGGTCCTCGCGGGACGAGAGATCCCCATTGTCGACGTAACGGCGCTTTACGTTGAGGTATTCAATACTTTGCGCAAGAAGGGCGATATGCTCGATAAGAACCGTCGTGACCAGGAGATCGTGCGCAGACTGGTAACTCCCGAGCAAGAAGCGTTCGCGCGACGATATTTCCCCCGGCCAAACACGCGTTGGAATCGCATGCTTCTGCGCTTAGGTCTCTGGTAGCGACTGCGCGCGTGGTAGGTCCTTGGTCGTTGCTTCGTACCGTCCGGTAGTAGTTACATATGCGGGTAGCAGGCTACGCCAATCCGTCAGTTACTCCCCAATCCAGCAGAGCCCGTCCACGTCGCATCAGAAAACGCAACAGACAAGCGACGATTGACTCGGGAGAACGGAGTGCGTTATTCCCTTTCATCCTCACGCGGTCACACGGTGTCGGCGCCATCGGCTGAGGACAACCGCGGTCGCATAAGTGGCCGAAGATACCAGCACGATCGTGGCGCCAGTTGGAAGACGGAACCACCATGAGAGAAGAAAGCCGCCTACCGCTGCAGCCACGCCAAACGCAACTGACAGAAGCCTGGCTCGCGACATCGAGTCGGCCAGCTCCAGTGCCGCCGCCGCTGGGTTCGTGAGAAGCGCGTAGAGCAGTAACCCTCCCACGAAGCGCAATTGGAGCGTGATCAAAACCGCCGCAAAGACCATAAAACCCACGAAAATCGAACGAATTCCCGCCGCAAGGTTGCCCTTGCCACGCACAAACAAAAAGGCATCCAGCGGCCGACGCATCGCGGCCACAAAACTCAGAAACAAAATTCCGACGATCACCAGGAGCCAAGCTTCCGTGCGCTGGATGAACAACAGGCTTCCCCAGAGTAGGCCAAGCATGGCCGAAGAATCGGAATGCGAAAGACCAATGCCAAGGAAAGCCAGCCCCATCGATGAGGAAAGGAGAATACTCGTGAGGACGCCCAGATCGGCCCGCAGCGTTGATGTGGCCAAAGAGCCAAGTCCCACGGCGGCCAGTACGGCTGCTCCCATGGCAATTGGCAAGGGCGGGAGCCCGAAGAGATCCGCCACAACGGCTCCGGCCATGGCTACATGGGCAATCGCCATGGCCAACAGGGGCATATTCGCCCCGACGAGGTAGAGTCCCATCAGACCGGCCGTCGTGCCGCTGGCGACCGCGGTCACGATCCACAACGTCAGCATCGGGCGCCCCACGCTCCGCCGTAGAAGCTCTCACTCACGCCTGCGGAATCCCCCTCAGAGGATTCGGCCCCGAACAAGATTTCTGCCCGCTCGCGCAGCTCACGACTGTCCGACGGCCCAGCGTATACGATCTTGCCACGGTCCAGTAGGAGCACCCTTGTACACGTCGCAGGAATATGATGCGGGTGATGCGTTGTCATCACGATTGGAAGTCCGTGGCGAGAGTGAATTTGGCCAATCAGCTCCGTCAGCCGGCGCTGCCACGTCAGATCGAGCCCCGTCGTGGGCTCATCCAACAACAGCAGTTCGGGTTCCTGTACCAAGACGCGTGCAAGCTGAACCTTCTGCTGCTCGCCGCCCGAAAGCTCGCGATAGGGACGCTTGAGCAGGTGCTCGATTCCCATCCCCTCGGCAGCCGTCGCGATCGCATTACGTTCGGATCGCGTCAGCCACGGCCACCGGTGTCCCCGTGCTAAGAGCCCCATCGCCAAAACATCGAAGGCTGTCACAGGTAGGGTCGCATTGAACACCGAGCGTTGGGGAACCAAGCCCACTGTGGCCGCCGCGCGCATTCGTGGGCGTCGAGCGCACGACCACACGTCGCGCCCACGCCACGTCACCACACCAGAAGACGGACGCAGGCTCAACGCCAGCAGATGCAGCAGAGTACTTTTCCCCGCTCCATTGGGTCCAAGCACAGCCACCAGCTCCCCGGCCTGCACTTGAAAATCTACGCCTGTGAGCGCATGCACCTTGCGAAAACGCACGGAGACGTCACGGAGCGCGATCAGGCAATCATCCTGCACCATGCACGGGTGGTTGAGAATGATGGCACGCACGGCACCAGCGCTCATTGGCCACCCCCACTAAGTTTAATGAGATTACTTACGTTGTGCCTAACTAAGGAGTCGAAGTCCGGCTCTTCGGGAGTCATCGCTGGGAAATTGCTAAAGACCACGAGGGGGACTCTCAAAGCATCCGCAAGGCTGCGTCCGACTTTTCCCGCTTCCTGAAGGTTTGCAATCACACATTGCACACGCCCTTGCCGAGCCTTTTCGAGGAGTTCTGCGACCTCTTTTGCTGAGCTCGCATCCGCACTTTGCCACACGGCAACCACGTCCAGACCAAGCCAACGGCAAAACGCGGCTTGGTGGGCCGAAGCGATGACACGCACCCCGCGTACTGGGCGCGCATCGTCCCGCAAGCGCGACGCAAGGCGCTCCATGCGCTGCACCGTGGCACTGAGGGCTCGGTCCGCAGCGTCCGATTCAAGCAAGTTCGCACGGACCAAGGCATCGCGCAATTGCCTACACGCGTCCGCGTAGGTCTCAGGCACACACAATCCGTCGGCAGGATGAATCAGAACAAGCTGCGTGGAAGCAGGCAGAAACTCCCGCAAGCGGCCGGCAAGCGATTGCTGAAAATCAAAAAGCACCACCGCCCGTGCACTCCGCAGTCGCACCGCCTCGTCTGGGCGAATGTCGTAGTGGCCCGGGCAAGCTCCGGGCGGAGCCAAGCGTTCGACCTTCACAGACGTCGAAGCCAAATCCACGAGCGCGCATTCCAGCCACGAGTTGCTCGCCACCCAAAGAGGAGCAGTGGAGTCCGCTGCACCCTGCGCATGCAGCGGCGATGCCACAATTGCGAACAGCACGCCACCAAAGAAGAGCAGAAACCGCCGTGCTGCCCCCCCGATCCAGCGAAGAGTCACAGAAAACGCGAGCGCCGGAACAAGCCAAGCGTGCGGACGCCACGTGTAAGAATCCCTTCCCTTCTTGGGATTCATGCTTGAGCCACCCTGGGTCTCGCCCATGGGCTCCGTAGGTTTTCGCAGGTTTCGCATTTTCCGGCGTTTTCGTTTTCTATCGCGCTTGTGATATTACGATTTTCAAAAACGTGTTACGCACGAGAAAGGATCCTGTTCAAGAAGATTCCTTTCATGCAGAGACGTTTAGAAGGGGCACGCCCACCTCTTATTGCGTGAGAGGCGCCGGGATGATTCCCGAAGGCGAAGTCGCCACGGAAGAAAACACTCCGATGGAAGGAGAGCGGGCGTGCTTCTCGCGTGCCAAAAAGGCCGATTTTCCAAGGGGCGCCTCGATCCCCTCTTCCTGTGGGATCCCCTTTGAATGCTTTTGTCGGGAGCGCAGTAAGATAGATTAGAACAAATGTTCTAATAGTGGGTAAGCCATGATCCGGACGCGAATTCTCCATCTCGATGCGGACGCCTTCGCTGCCGCAGTCCATCGCCTTGAGGAACCGTCCCTTGTGGGCGTCCCCCTTCTCATTGGCGACGAGGCGGAGGGGCGCGGGACCGTCCACTGCGTCGCCTACGAGGCGCGGCGACCCGGAATCCGGTCGGGCATGCCCATGGCGCACGTGCGCCGACTTCTTCCGGAGGCGGTGATTCGTTCTCCCCGTCCTTTGCAATACGAAGCAGCCTCTCGCCGCGTTTTCGAACTCCTTTGCCAGCGGGCCCCTATCGTGGAGCAAGCCTCGCTCGATGACTTTTACCTCGATCTCACAGGCTGCGAGCGCTGGTGTGGGGGGGATCTCTCGGCATGGGCCACTCGCCTCCTGCGGGATCTTGCCAAGGCCACGGGAATCCCATTTTCCGCAGGATTAGCCAGCGACAAGATCACCGCCCGCACTGCCACCCGTGTGGCGAAACCGCAGGGACTCCTTACCGTGGCCCCGGGGCAGGAAGCGGCCTTCCTTGCCTCTTTGCGATTGGAAGTGCTCCCGGAGCTCCCTCGCGAGCTCTTAGCCAAACTTCGGGAATTTGGGGTGCACCGCCTCGCTGATCTCGACCACCTTGGCCAGGAGCGGCTTGAGCTTTTCTTTGGGGCGCGTGGGCGTTGGCTTTGGGCGGCCGCTCACGGCCAATGGCGACCTGCCGTGGTGGCAAGCCGACTCGACCGCCAAATTCAGCGTGAGTATCGGTTCGAGCCGGACACCACCCACCCCGACCGACTGGAGGCGGCCCTGCTGCTTCTTACAGAACAGCTCACCCACGATCTGCGGCGCGAGAACCTGCGCTCGCGTCGGATGTTCCTCACGCTTCTTTACAGCGACGAGCGGACAGAACGCCGCATCGCGACGCTGAGCTACGGCTCGAACCAAACTCTGGATTGGTGGCCTCCTCTCCGCCGAGCGCTCAACTCGATGGCCAAGCGGCGGGTTCGCGTCCGGGGCTTGCATCTTTGCGCCACCGTCGAGAACGGGGAGGCCGTAGCTCTCGACTTCCTTGAAGAGCGCCGCCTCGAACGCCGCCGTGCCCTCTACCACGCGGTGGACCGAGTGCGGGCTCGGCATGGGTTTGGCGCGCTACTTCCCCCACGCGCCCTTTGCGCCTTCACCCGCAGCACATTCGCAGGAGGGCACAACTCATGACCCTAACGCTTGCCCAAATCGCGAAACACTTCGTCCATCTCCACGTACACAGCTACTATTCCTTTTTTGGCTCGACGCTTTCGCCGGCGGAGATTGTGGAATGGGCGCGCTCGGGACAAGTTGTGCCTCCTCCCCCACCTCCGCCCGAGCCGGTGGGAGATGTGTTGTCGCTCGAACGCCATGCTTCCGCGCTTTCCTCGGATTCTCCGGGCAAGGAAGCACCCTCCGGTGACATCGTTCCTGCGATCGCGCTCACGGATACCAACGCCATGACCGGCCTTGTGGAGTTTTACGAGTTGGCTCGGGCGGCTGGGGTGAAGCCCTTGCTGGGCCTCGAGCTCACCCAGCCTTATCCCCACGAGCGCGAGCTATTACGGGAGCGCGGCGCCGCCGTCATGCGCTTGCCCAGCGAACGCGATGAAGAGGAGGAGATCGCCGGGCCCGCTGGCGGATCCACTTCTCCCCTACTTTGTCCGGGGGATTTTTCGCTGCGGTTGGTACTGCTCGCCCGCGATTTCAAAGGCTACTCGCGGATGTGTGAGTTGGCGACCCAGCGCATGTTGGATCCTGACTTCGACCTTCTCCCAGTGGCTGAGTCGCTGGGACCGCACGTCGTGGCAATGAGTGATTCGCCCCAACTTCTTACGCGCATGGCGGCAGAGCAGCGCGCTGGGGCGCTTCGCTATGGGATCCTTGTTCCGCTGGCAAGTCGGCGCCAACGCAACCGCGCGGTGTATGACACAGCCCGTCAGCTCGGTCTCCCCCTCGTCGTGACTTGCGATGTTCGTTCTGCGCACGCGGCTGATCTCCCCCTTCTCCGACTGCTCACTGCGATGCAGCAGCTCGAAACGCTCGAGCGCCTCCGGAATCGTCCGCTGCCATTTCCAGCCGATGGCACGCTGCTTTCCGGGGATGCTGTATCCGCGTTTTTCGGGATCACCCGCGGGCACGAACTCGCAAGCGAGCTCGCGCAGGCCATGGCCAATACGCGCGTGATTGCCGAAGCCTGCAATTGCGAGCTGCCCCTTGGCGAATGGAAATTCCCGCGATTGACAACGACCGAGGAGGCCTCGGCGGCCGAGCTGCGCCAGCGGGCCTTTGAAGGTCTTGTCCACCGTTACGGTCCTTCTCCGCCCGCGGAGGCTCGCGAGCGACTCGAGCGCGAGCTCGCGATCATCCAGCAATTGCGCTTCACGGACTACTTTCTCATGGTCCACCGCATCGTTGAGGAAGCGCAGCGTCGCGGCATCCGCACGCTCGGACGCGGAAGCGCTGCCAACTCGATCGTGACCTACGTGCTGGGCATCTCGCACGTCTGCCCCATCCGCAACCGTCTTTATTTCGAGCGCTTTCTGAACCCAGAACGTAGTGCGCCCCCGGACATTGACTTGGATTTTCCGTGGGATCGGCGCGACGAAATTCTTCGCTGGTGCTTTGAGTTCTTCGGCGCCGACCATGTGGCCCTCATTTCCACGATTCAGACGTTGCGCATGCGCCAAGCGGTGCGCGAAGTCGCAAAAGCACTCGGGCTGCCCGAAAGCGAGATCGAGCGCTTCAATCGCCTCAAGGGCGTGGGTTACGTGCTCGAAGAGCGCGATGCCAAAGGGCAAGTGGTGCGCACAAACCTCAGCGAGGGCGAGCCATGGCGCAGGATTCTGGCCACAGCTCAGCGCCTGACGGGTTTCCCCCGCCACCTCTCGGTCCACTGCGGCGGCATTGTCCTCGCCCCCTGTCGGCTGACCGACTACATCGCCCTCACACGCAGCGCCAAAGGGTTTGTCATCACGCAAATGGACATGAATGGCGTCGAGGCGCTCGGGCTGGTGAAGATGGATTTGCTGGGCAACCGGTCCTTGGCAGTGCTCGACGATGCGCTCGATGCGGCGGTGGCAAATCCGCGAGCGGCCCTCTTGATGGCTGCAGGCACACACGCCACTCCCATCCGCTCGACCTCTTCCCCTGAGGAAGGCAGGGCTTCCCCGCACACCGCGGAGCGCCACGCGCGCGAAAGCGAGAGGCTCGCGCGGGAAGCGGCGCGCATGAAACTGGCGGGGACGCGCCGCGGCACCAGCGTGGCGCTGGCAGGACTCATGCGCGAGTTCGAAAAGGGCGAAGAGCTCCCGCTTCCCGCCCCTCTCCCTTCCTCACGCTTCGTCCTGCGCAAAGAGATTGAGCGGCTCGAGTTCGTCAGTCGCGATCCCGCCACCCGCGCCCTCATTCACGATGGGCGCACGATCGGCTGTTTCTACATTGAATCGCCCGGCATGCGGGCACTCTTCGAGCGGTTGCGCTGCGAGCAATTCGACGAGGTCGTGGCTGCAAGCTCCATCATTCGCCCGGGCGTGGCCGAGAGCGGAATGATGGAAGCCTACATTGCGCGCCATCGGCTCGCTAAGAGCCACGGCAAGCGCTCGGAAACGGCGCGCGACGCGGGGGGACCTCACCTCCCGTCCAATGCTTCCAGCCGTGTGCATGCGCTCCTCCTTGAGCTTTTGCCCGAAACCCATGGCGTGATGGTGTATCAGGAGGACGTCCTGCGCGTGGCGCACGAAGTGGCAGGGATGAGCTATGCGCAGGCCGATTTACTGCGGCGCGCAATGAGCGGCAAAAGCCGGTCAGCCGAGGCGATGGCCCGTGTGCGCGAAGCCTTCCTCGAGGGCGCCATGCGCCGCCATGGCCTTGAGCGCTCGGAAGCCGAAGAACTCTGGCGGCAAGTCGAAAGCTTCGCCGGCTATTCGTTCTGCAAGGGGCACTCCGCCGCCTTTGCGGTGCTCAGCTACCAAGTGGCCTATCTGAAAGCCCACTTCCCCGCCGAGTTTTTTGCGGCAGTTCTCTCGAACGGTGGGGGATTTTATGGTGCAGGAGCCTATCTGGAGGAGGCGCGCCGCTGGGGGCTTCGCACACTTCCTCCGTCGGTCAACGAGAGCGCATTCGGATTTACCGGGTGCACGCGATGGGTGCGTGGTTACCGAGCGAGCGGGTGGGTACGCGTAGGGCTGGGGGCTATCCAGCGGCTTGGCCCAGCGGGTGCGGAGAGAATTGTGCAAGAACGGGCTCGAGCGGGTGCGTTCACTTCCCTGCGCGATTTTCTCCGACGAGTGCGTCCGCAGCCTGAGCAGGTCCGAGCGTTGGCGCGCGCGGGAGCGCTCGATTGTCTCGGCGGCGCGCGCAATGCCGCCGAATCCTTCCCGCCGCTGCGTCGCCTTGCGCTGCGAAGGGCTCTGCTCATTGAATTGGAAGAGCTGCTGAGTCGATCCTTTGGGCTGGAGGAGCTCGATCTCGGCGGAGGGACCGAGCCACTGGGCATGCCGGCGCCCTCCGAGCCCCACGCTGCCGCGCCGACGCCCCGCGAGGCCCTCTGGCAGCTTTGCCAGTGGGAATGGGAAACGCTGGGCTTCATGGTCAGTGGCCATCCCGTGGATTTTGTGGAAGTGCCGCGCGGGGCCATCGCAGCCCGTGATATTCGCCGGTACGCCGGCGAGCGCGTTCAGATGGTTGGGTGGGCAATCGCCGCGAAAGTTCTCACTGCCCGCAATTCTGGGAAACCCATGCAAATGCTCACCCTCGAGGATCGTACCGACACCTTCGAAGCCGTTTTGTTTCCGCCCGTCTATGCGCGTCTTGCCCCGCGCACGGTCAGTTGTGGACCTTATCGTGTGGTGGGAAAAGTGGACATGCGATTGGGCTCCCCCACTCTCGAAGTCCACGACCTTGAGCTTCTGCCGTGGAGTCTTCCCCGGGCACAAAGAGGCGAATGAGAAGGGCCACGTCACGGCGATGGGCCGACGACGATACTGTCGGGCACGTGCGCTCTGCAGGAGTGGAACCTTTGCTTCATCCACCCGGAACAAGGGCGTAGGATCCATGAGGGGCACTGCCGCCCCCTACCTCACGCCCCATCTTAGCGGGACCACCGCGAATGCCTTGCGGAGATCCCGCGAGTCGGGTCGCGCTGGCGGTAGGCCTAAAATAAAAACTGGGCTGGCGCCCCTCGGCTTGAGGAGCAACCAGCCCGAACTTCCAACATCCGCTACGCACCTGCACGGTGCGCGCGGGAACCACTCAGACGATTAATAGAGCGACCAATCGCCGACCGCTGCGTTCGATGGGGTCACGTCCGTCCACGACGTCGAAACGCGCAGCTCGTCCACTTCCACAATCTGCGAGGTCACAGCGCTACCCTGCCGGAGCCCGACACGGCCAATGTTGCTGGCGTCCGTGCCACTTGCGCCCGTGACCGTCGCTGTCGGAGGCGTTGGCTGACCAAGTACAGGATTGATGTAGAGAAGAGCAACGTCGTCGCCCGCTGCTGGGTTGAATTGATAGGCTGCGACGACGAAGATCGGTGTGCCGGTGTCCTGCTCTCCCGTCTGCCACACCGTGCCGGAATCCGAGCTGTGCGTCCGCATACCCAACTGGAACTTGCCAGCCGCACTGCCACGGCGCAAATAAAGCCGGGTACGATAGTCGGTTCCGCCCGCCGGTGCGAACGCGAAGAAATAATCACCAGTGGTGGTGGTCGTGCCCTCGTTGACGACATTGAGGATCATCGAGGCATAGATCACGCCGCTCGAGACGGTCGTCGCAAGATCCATCCCCGGGTCGATATAGTTGGATCCGTTGAGAAGCCGGACCTTGTTGCCTTGCGGCGCGGGTAAGCCAGCAAAGCTCAACGAACCGGTTTGCACTTCTGTCGTGCTCACAGTATTTGAGCCGATGGGAATCCACACACCACCATTCACGCCGTTCGTGCCGTTGACCAAGGGCTGGTTCGCCGGATAGTTGAACGGCTCATAGAGCGGCAGCGTGGCTTGGGCCGAGGCCAGGCTCACAACACCAGTGGAAGCGGCAAGGGCGACAATGATGTAGAGACTCGGCAGAAAGCGTTTTCGCATGACTGTTACCTCCATT
Coding sequences within it:
- a CDS encoding Zinc ABC transporter, inner membrane permease protein ZnuB, producing the protein MLTLWIVTAVASGTTAGLMGLYLVGANMPLLAMAIAHVAMAGAVVADLFGLPPLPIAMGAAVLAAVGLGSLATSTLRADLGVLTSILLSSSMGLAFLGIGLSHSDSSAMLGLLWGSLLFIQRTEAWLLVIVGILFLSFVAAMRRPLDAFLFVRGKGNLAAGIRSIFVGFMVFAAVLITLQLRFVGGLLLYALLTNPAAAALELADSMSRARLLSVAFGVAAAVGGFLLSWWFRLPTGATIVLVSSATYATAVVLSRWRRHRVTA
- a CDS encoding Zinc ABC transporter, ATP-binding protein ZnuC, with product MRAIILNHPCMVQDDCLIALRDVSVRFRKVHALTGVDFQVQAGELVAVLGPNGAGKSTLLHLLALSLRPSSGVVTWRGRDVWSCARRPRMRAAATVGLVPQRSVFNATLPVTAFDVLAMGLLARGHRWPWLTRSERNAIATAAEGMGIEHLLKRPYRELSGGEQQKVQLARVLVQEPELLLLDEPTTGLDLTWQRRLTELIGQIHSRHGLPIVMTTHHPHHIPATCTRVLLLDRGKIVYAGPSDSRELRERAEILFGAESSEGDSAGVSESFYGGAWGARC
- a CDS encoding Zinc ABC transporter, periplasmic-binding protein ZnuA; the encoded protein is MRNLRKPTEPMGETQGGSSMNPKKGRDSYTWRPHAWLVPALAFSVTLRWIGGAARRFLLFFGGVLFAIVASPLHAQGAADSTAPLWVASNSWLECALVDLASTSVKVERLAPPGACPGHYDIRPDEAVRLRSARAVVLFDFQQSLAGRLREFLPASTQLVLIHPADGLCVPETYADACRQLRDALVRANLLESDAADRALSATVQRMERLASRLRDDARPVRGVRVIASAHQAAFCRWLGLDVVAVWQSADASSAKEVAELLEKARQGRVQCVIANLQEAGKVGRSLADALRVPLVVFSNFPAMTPEEPDFDSLVRHNVSNLIKLSGGGQ
- a CDS encoding DNA polymerase IV, translating into MIRTRILHLDADAFAAAVHRLEEPSLVGVPLLIGDEAEGRGTVHCVAYEARRPGIRSGMPMAHVRRLLPEAVIRSPRPLQYEAASRRVFELLCQRAPIVEQASLDDFYLDLTGCERWCGGDLSAWATRLLRDLAKATGIPFSAGLASDKITARTATRVAKPQGLLTVAPGQEAAFLASLRLEVLPELPRELLAKLREFGVHRLADLDHLGQERLELFFGARGRWLWAAAHGQWRPAVVASRLDRQIQREYRFEPDTTHPDRLEAALLLLTEQLTHDLRRENLRSRRMFLTLLYSDERTERRIATLSYGSNQTLDWWPPLRRALNSMAKRRVRVRGLHLCATVENGEAVALDFLEERRLERRRALYHAVDRVRARHGFGALLPPRALCAFTRSTFAGGHNS
- a CDS encoding DNA polymerase III alpha subunit; translation: MTLTLAQIAKHFVHLHVHSYYSFFGSTLSPAEIVEWARSGQVVPPPPPPPEPVGDVLSLERHASALSSDSPGKEAPSGDIVPAIALTDTNAMTGLVEFYELARAAGVKPLLGLELTQPYPHERELLRERGAAVMRLPSERDEEEEIAGPAGGSTSPLLCPGDFSLRLVLLARDFKGYSRMCELATQRMLDPDFDLLPVAESLGPHVVAMSDSPQLLTRMAAEQRAGALRYGILVPLASRRQRNRAVYDTARQLGLPLVVTCDVRSAHAADLPLLRLLTAMQQLETLERLRNRPLPFPADGTLLSGDAVSAFFGITRGHELASELAQAMANTRVIAEACNCELPLGEWKFPRLTTTEEASAAELRQRAFEGLVHRYGPSPPAEARERLERELAIIQQLRFTDYFLMVHRIVEEAQRRGIRTLGRGSAANSIVTYVLGISHVCPIRNRLYFERFLNPERSAPPDIDLDFPWDRRDEILRWCFEFFGADHVALISTIQTLRMRQAVREVAKALGLPESEIERFNRLKGVGYVLEERDAKGQVVRTNLSEGEPWRRILATAQRLTGFPRHLSVHCGGIVLAPCRLTDYIALTRSAKGFVITQMDMNGVEALGLVKMDLLGNRSLAVLDDALDAAVANPRAALLMAAGTHATPIRSTSSPEEGRASPHTAERHARESERLAREAARMKLAGTRRGTSVALAGLMREFEKGEELPLPAPLPSSRFVLRKEIERLEFVSRDPATRALIHDGRTIGCFYIESPGMRALFERLRCEQFDEVVAASSIIRPGVAESGMMEAYIARHRLAKSHGKRSETARDAGGPHLPSNASSRVHALLLELLPETHGVMVYQEDVLRVAHEVAGMSYAQADLLRRAMSGKSRSAEAMARVREAFLEGAMRRHGLERSEAEELWRQVESFAGYSFCKGHSAAFAVLSYQVAYLKAHFPAEFFAAVLSNGGGFYGAGAYLEEARRWGLRTLPPSVNESAFGFTGCTRWVRGYRASGWVRVGLGAIQRLGPAGAERIVQERARAGAFTSLRDFLRRVRPQPEQVRALARAGALDCLGGARNAAESFPPLRRLALRRALLIELEELLSRSFGLEELDLGGGTEPLGMPAPSEPHAAAPTPREALWQLCQWEWETLGFMVSGHPVDFVEVPRGAIAARDIRRYAGERVQMVGWAIAAKVLTARNSGKPMQMLTLEDRTDTFEAVLFPPVYARLAPRTVSCGPYRVVGKVDMRLGSPTLEVHDLELLPWSLPRAQRGE
- a CDS encoding Putative outer membrane protein; protein product: MRKRFLPSLYIIVALAASTGVVSLASAQATLPLYEPFNYPANQPLVNGTNGVNGGVWIPIGSNTVSTTEVQTGSLSFAGLPAPQGNKVRLLNGSNYIDPGMDLATTVSSGVIYASMILNVVNEGTTTTTGDYFFAFAPAGGTDYRTRLYLRRGSAAGKFQLGMRTHSSDSGTVWQTGEQDTGTPIFVVAAYQFNPAAGDDVALLYINPVLGQPTPPTATVTGASGTDASNIGRVGLRQGSAVTSQIVEVDELRVSTSWTDVTPSNAAVGDWSLY